From Brienomyrus brachyistius isolate T26 chromosome 18, BBRACH_0.4, whole genome shotgun sequence, one genomic window encodes:
- the LOC125712819 gene encoding ras-related protein Rab-39B-like yields MEAIWIYQFRLIVIGDSTVGKSCLLRRFTEGRFTDVSDPTVGVDFFARLIEIEPGKRIKLQLWDTAGQERFRSITRAYYRNSVGGLLIFDLTNRRSFQHLKNWLDEAKMHMQPYQIVFLLVGHKCDLGNLRQVSREEAEQTALTFGMKYIETSAKDGVNVEESFNVLTRDIYERVKNGDITIQENWEGVKSGFVPNVVHSSEEAVKPGRKCPC; encoded by the exons ATGGAAGCGATTTGGATCTACCAGTTCAGATTAATTGTGATCGGAGACTCCACAGTGGGAAAATCTTGTTTGCTGCGTCGGTTCACCGAGGGAAGATTTACAGATGTATCCGACCCCACGGTGGGGGTAGACTTCTTTGCCCGTTTGATTGAGATCGAACCAGGCAAGCGAATCAAACTCCAACTCTGGGATACGGCCGGCCAGGAGAGATTCAG ATCCATAACCCGCGCTTACTACCGCAATTCAGTGGGAGGACTCCTAATCTTCGACCTGACAAACCGACGATCTTTTCAGCATCTAAAAAACTGGTTGGATGAAGCAAAGATGCACATGCAACCCTATCAGATAGTGTTTCTGCTGGTGGGACACAAGTGCGACCTCGGCAACCTGCGACAGGTGAGCCGCGAGGAGGCGGAGCAAACTGCCTTAACCTTTGGGATGAAGTACATAGAGACCTCTGCCAAAGACGgcgtgaatgtggaggagtcaTTCAATGTCCTCACCAGAGACATATACGAACGGGTGAAAAATGGGGACATAACCATACAGGAAAACTGGGAAGGGGTAAAAAGTGGCTTTGTCCCGAATGTTGTCCATTCTTCCGAGGAGGCGGTAAAACCCGGTCGAAAGTGCCCATGCTAG